From the Roseibium sp. HPY-6 genome, one window contains:
- a CDS encoding caspase family protein: MQKRNYLSALKQSAKDTITGPVSSLKRAVRIGVVGLPLGLLVMGTQAFGSTAEDPGRRVALVIGNQDYQYVEPLLNPLNDTKEITRVLQEADFDVTVGTNLGKKELEKVVRRFLRELNDGDTALFYYSGHALQVGESNFILPVDAKLASEYDLEFESLKVSHLLDYMKAASSMQIVMLDACRDNPFEIGSLFWGEEEYSLGKTRGLRRIPNKLGSFISYATRPGQVAYDGEGPLSPFTSSVVGNALDPSLEIKDLMTKVRDEVVRKTGGQQIPYEDSTLVTNFYFVPPKPEPIVTAHHRVSVPLSSAGSPLAIPEPVQPEGGAIQATLTLSPEKGELRLPGGRTIAEGDTLSAVELASLEFVPDGSGSGDIELIGYEVQDEWGGSASAIASITVVQAAPVADKTELEEERKKRLDDLVAWLSDTSKGTAVEADIGVGPVEIYPEAPVEGLPATDDWLKVVSVDSDLQLASDGRLLRPGDRFPMSGLSTLTVRPQIGSETESRRFTLELPGESGAAAQSVTQIVQPRVTQCDQLATQPFDLQAVTEGRLANEIDSSLVDKVCAEAMEAYPEIGRFVFQRGRGAFAAGELEQASDYFEQAYQMGHVRAGQVLGRMYFLGAGIDRDQNKAVELYRKAAERGDAYALHSLGMAEIKGEGTEQNEEAGLEKLLQSVEAGHTFSFNAIGGFYLSGDHVEENVDRAVYYYNRSASREDIYGYLNMGTLYRDGLGTPQDFEAALGWFTKAHEGGHPAAGTAIGLLYFNGQGVEKSTEQATKWFRASAERGDAWGAYNTAWMLGQQSGEAAGRDRVRMLAMAATVDPSSSAAGKGREDLKSANKNLKAKVMQQALTDLGFEPGPVDGQPGRKTRDALNKFFESSGLSAVQGDDALIALVKYQWEQSRPRYDLF, encoded by the coding sequence ATGCAAAAACGGAACTATCTGTCTGCTTTGAAGCAGTCCGCGAAAGATACGATAACTGGTCCGGTCTCTAGCCTGAAGCGGGCCGTACGGATTGGCGTTGTTGGTCTTCCTCTGGGTTTGCTCGTCATGGGTACTCAGGCATTTGGATCGACCGCAGAAGATCCGGGGCGCCGGGTGGCACTTGTGATTGGCAATCAGGACTACCAATACGTAGAGCCGCTACTCAACCCGTTGAACGACACCAAGGAAATCACACGGGTTCTGCAGGAAGCCGACTTCGATGTTACTGTTGGTACGAATCTCGGCAAAAAGGAGCTCGAGAAGGTTGTTCGGCGTTTTTTGAGAGAGCTGAATGACGGCGACACCGCGCTCTTTTACTACTCAGGTCATGCACTTCAGGTCGGCGAATCGAATTTCATCCTCCCCGTCGATGCGAAACTTGCTTCGGAATATGATCTTGAATTTGAAAGCCTCAAAGTTTCGCACCTTCTTGACTACATGAAAGCAGCGTCAAGCATGCAGATCGTGATGCTCGATGCATGCCGGGACAATCCCTTTGAAATCGGAAGCCTGTTTTGGGGCGAGGAGGAGTATTCTCTGGGCAAGACCCGTGGCCTGCGCAGGATTCCAAACAAACTGGGCAGTTTCATCTCCTACGCCACAAGACCTGGTCAGGTCGCTTATGACGGCGAGGGGCCGCTGAGCCCGTTCACATCGTCCGTTGTCGGAAACGCGCTTGATCCGTCGCTTGAGATCAAGGATCTGATGACGAAGGTGCGCGACGAGGTCGTGCGCAAGACAGGCGGGCAGCAGATTCCCTATGAGGACTCCACGCTTGTCACCAATTTCTATTTTGTTCCTCCAAAACCTGAGCCGATTGTAACGGCCCATCACCGGGTAAGTGTCCCGCTCAGTTCGGCCGGCAGTCCGCTCGCAATTCCAGAGCCCGTTCAGCCGGAAGGTGGAGCAATTCAGGCAACGCTCACACTGTCTCCTGAAAAAGGAGAACTGAGACTGCCAGGAGGCCGGACGATCGCCGAGGGTGACACGCTGAGCGCCGTCGAGCTTGCCAGCCTGGAATTCGTTCCGGATGGATCCGGATCCGGCGATATCGAGCTGATCGGGTACGAAGTACAGGACGAATGGGGTGGTTCCGCCTCTGCTATTGCCTCCATCACTGTTGTTCAGGCCGCTCCGGTCGCGGACAAGACGGAGTTGGAAGAAGAGCGGAAGAAACGGCTCGATGATCTTGTCGCATGGCTCTCCGATACGTCTAAGGGAACGGCGGTCGAAGCCGACATAGGTGTAGGTCCGGTGGAAATCTATCCGGAGGCACCTGTCGAAGGACTTCCGGCAACAGATGACTGGCTCAAGGTTGTTTCCGTGGACAGCGATCTTCAACTGGCCTCGGATGGGCGCTTGCTGCGCCCGGGTGACCGGTTTCCGATGTCCGGTCTTTCAACGCTCACCGTGCGGCCTCAGATCGGTTCTGAGACCGAGTCACGGCGTTTCACATTGGAGCTGCCCGGCGAAAGCGGTGCTGCAGCGCAATCGGTCACGCAGATCGTTCAGCCACGGGTGACCCAATGCGATCAACTGGCAACCCAGCCTTTTGATTTGCAAGCGGTCACGGAAGGACGTTTGGCCAACGAAATAGATTCGAGCCTGGTCGACAAAGTCTGCGCAGAGGCCATGGAAGCCTATCCGGAAATCGGCCGGTTTGTGTTCCAGCGCGGGCGTGGCGCCTTTGCGGCAGGTGAACTGGAACAGGCGAGCGACTATTTCGAGCAGGCCTACCAGATGGGGCACGTGCGTGCCGGTCAGGTGCTTGGTCGGATGTATTTTCTTGGTGCGGGCATTGATCGCGACCAGAACAAGGCGGTCGAGCTTTATCGCAAGGCCGCTGAACGCGGCGATGCCTATGCACTCCACTCGCTTGGCATGGCCGAGATTAAAGGCGAGGGCACCGAGCAGAACGAAGAGGCTGGTCTTGAAAAATTGCTTCAGTCCGTTGAGGCAGGACACACCTTCTCATTCAATGCCATCGGCGGCTTCTATCTAAGTGGAGATCACGTAGAAGAGAACGTCGATCGGGCCGTTTACTACTATAACCGGTCAGCATCTCGCGAAGATATCTACGGGTATCTGAATATGGGAACCCTGTATCGGGATGGTCTGGGCACCCCACAGGACTTTGAAGCAGCTCTCGGTTGGTTTACCAAGGCTCACGAAGGGGGGCACCCGGCCGCCGGGACGGCAATCGGACTGTTGTACTTCAATGGTCAAGGTGTCGAAAAAAGCACTGAGCAGGCAACCAAGTGGTTCCGTGCCAGCGCGGAACGTGGCGATGCCTGGGGAGCATACAATACTGCCTGGATGCTTGGACAGCAGTCGGGTGAAGCGGCGGGCCGTGACAGGGTCAGGATGCTTGCGATGGCAGCAACAGTCGATCCGTCTTCCTCGGCAGCAGGAAAAGGCCGGGAAGATCTGAAATCAGCCAACAAAAACCTGAAAGCTAAGGTGATGCAGCAGGCGTTGACCGACCTTGGCTTCGAACCCGGTCCGGTTGATGGTCAACCCGGCCGTAAAACCCGGGACGCTTTGAACAAGTTCTTCGAAAGTTCAGGGCTTTCCGCTGTTCAGGGGGATGACGCTCTGATCGCACTCGTCAAGTATCAGTGGGAACAGAGCCGGCCCCGCTATGATTTGTTCTGA
- a CDS encoding ornithine cyclodeaminase family protein: MLLLTEDETREALPFPDLIDALAEMFKSGCVMPTRHHHDFEIPSEPDGTMLLMPAWVPGGYAGVKVVNVVPGNSERNLPAVHGQYLLSDARTGEMLAMIDGGELTARRTAAASALAARYLARSDARHLLVLGTGRLAPNLVAAHMAIRSIEEVTIWGRSREKTIRFADELNAQFPIRIAAAENLRDALGKADIVSAATLSTEPLIRGGLLKPGAHVDLVGAFKPSMRESDDDLIKRAEIFVDTRDGCLSEGGDIVQPLRSGLISKGDIRADLYDLCRGTHPGRESDDAVTMFKSVGAALEDLAGAMLAYQNVEH, from the coding sequence ATGCTATTGCTTACTGAAGACGAAACGCGCGAAGCGCTTCCATTTCCGGATCTGATCGACGCGCTCGCCGAAATGTTCAAGTCCGGATGCGTTATGCCGACGCGCCACCACCATGATTTCGAAATTCCGAGTGAACCTGACGGAACAATGCTATTGATGCCTGCCTGGGTTCCTGGCGGATATGCCGGCGTCAAAGTGGTCAATGTCGTCCCAGGGAATTCGGAACGCAACCTGCCGGCTGTTCACGGTCAATACTTGCTCTCTGATGCCCGGACAGGGGAAATGCTTGCGATGATCGACGGCGGCGAACTGACGGCCCGGCGCACGGCTGCAGCATCGGCGCTTGCAGCACGCTATCTGGCTCGCTCGGACGCGCGTCATCTTCTGGTTCTGGGGACAGGGCGTCTGGCACCTAATCTTGTCGCTGCACACATGGCGATCCGGTCTATTGAAGAGGTAACGATCTGGGGCCGGTCACGCGAAAAGACAATCCGGTTTGCTGACGAACTGAACGCACAATTCCCGATCCGCATTGCCGCGGCGGAAAACCTGCGCGATGCGCTTGGCAAGGCGGACATCGTCAGCGCTGCCACGCTGTCGACGGAACCGCTCATCAGGGGTGGGCTACTGAAGCCCGGTGCGCATGTCGATCTTGTCGGCGCCTTCAAGCCTTCGATGCGCGAAAGCGATGATGACCTTATCAAGCGCGCCGAGATATTTGTCGACACGCGCGACGGATGTCTTTCAGAAGGGGGAGACATCGTCCAGCCATTGCGGTCGGGATTGATTTCCAAGGGCGACATCCGCGCCGACCTTTATGACTTGTGCCGCGGCACCCATCCCGGCCGGGAATCGGACGACGCCGTCACGATGTTCAAATCGGTCGGGGCGGCTCTCGAAGATCTCGCGGGAGCCATGCTCGCCTATCAGAACGTGGAGCACTGA
- a CDS encoding GNAT family N-acetyltransferase: MSDKLSIRRLTETEIHIPLEMARQEGWNPGIEDGPPFFAADPNGFLAGEIDGQLIAVISAVQYEDTYGFIGFYICKREFRTQGYGHQIWHHAMSYLGARLIGLDAVNEQTASYGEHGFKSVYRNIRQTGISMCDAPMDPRIAPIGQGLFPSIRDYDRRFFPAPREAFLKAWTAPMLETRKGFAFVENGEVKGYGVVRRCHEGYKIGPLFADTPEIADTLFRTLAGQVKGQFVVLDTPEPNAAALLLAEKYDLSPEFETFRMYRGKVPDLPLDQTFGITSFELG, translated from the coding sequence ATGTCAGACAAACTCAGTATCCGACGCCTTACAGAAACCGAAATTCACATTCCGCTCGAAATGGCAAGGCAGGAAGGCTGGAACCCGGGCATCGAGGATGGCCCGCCGTTTTTTGCCGCCGATCCAAACGGTTTTCTCGCCGGAGAGATCGATGGTCAGCTGATTGCGGTTATCTCGGCGGTTCAATACGAAGATACCTACGGATTTATCGGGTTCTACATTTGCAAGCGCGAGTTCCGGACACAAGGTTACGGACACCAGATCTGGCACCACGCAATGTCGTACCTGGGCGCCAGACTGATTGGCCTGGATGCCGTCAACGAACAAACGGCGAGCTACGGCGAACACGGCTTCAAGTCCGTCTACCGGAACATCCGGCAGACAGGTATTTCAATGTGCGACGCACCAATGGACCCGCGTATTGCACCGATTGGCCAGGGTCTGTTTCCATCCATTCGGGACTATGACAGGCGTTTTTTTCCAGCCCCTCGCGAAGCGTTCCTGAAAGCCTGGACGGCACCCATGCTTGAAACACGAAAAGGCTTTGCTTTTGTTGAAAATGGCGAAGTCAAGGGATACGGCGTTGTTCGCAGATGCCACGAGGGCTACAAAATAGGACCACTCTTTGCAGACACGCCCGAAATCGCAGATACGCTATTTCGTACGCTTGCCGGACAGGTCAAAGGACAGTTCGTTGTTCTGGACACGCCCGAACCTAATGCCGCTGCACTTCTTCTGGCAGAAAAATACGACCTTTCGCCGGAGTTCGAGACATTTCGCATGTATCGGGGCAAGGTCCCTGATCTTCCTCTCGATCAGACCTTCGGAATCACATCCTTCGAACTGGGTTAG